The proteins below come from a single Hyphomicrobium denitrificans ATCC 51888 genomic window:
- a CDS encoding flagellar biosynthetic protein FliQ, producing the protein MTEGDALGIVQQAIWLTIILAGPVIASAMIIGVSVAFFQALTQVQEMTLTFVPKIIAGFLIILMTGSYSGSLLKVFTEQLYLRIATGFK; encoded by the coding sequence ATGACAGAAGGCGACGCGCTCGGGATTGTCCAACAGGCGATCTGGCTGACGATCATCCTCGCCGGTCCCGTCATCGCATCCGCGATGATTATCGGCGTCAGCGTCGCCTTTTTTCAGGCGTTGACGCAGGTCCAGGAGATGACGCTGACGTTCGTGCCGAAAATCATCGCCGGATTTCTCATTATCCTGATGACCGGAAGTTACAGCGGAAGTCTGCTCAAGGTATTCACTGAGCAACTCTACCTTCGAATTGCGACGGGTTTCAAATAG
- a CDS encoding molecular chaperone DnaJ, whose translation MRIRTPLPSNFEALLADFFNDADAPSEAPPPSHRFSISSLEAAWDVAAQARATPQREDLDRDTRRTAYRNESESTLTAALDPQKILSELGLHSDATEHEIAILRREFALRNHPDRVPSDLREIATQRMMIANDLMDRHLARQRRSNG comes from the coding sequence ATGCGCATTCGCACGCCGTTGCCGTCGAATTTTGAGGCGCTTCTTGCGGATTTCTTCAATGACGCCGACGCGCCGAGCGAAGCGCCACCGCCTTCGCATCGGTTCTCGATCAGCAGTCTCGAGGCAGCGTGGGATGTTGCGGCTCAGGCTCGCGCGACGCCTCAGCGCGAGGATCTGGATCGCGACACCCGGCGAACGGCTTATCGCAACGAGAGCGAGAGCACGCTGACGGCCGCGCTCGATCCGCAAAAAATTCTGAGCGAGCTCGGTTTGCATTCCGATGCTACGGAACACGAGATCGCCATTCTCCGCAGAGAATTCGCGCTTCGCAATCATCCTGATCGGGTCCCTTCCGACCTTAGAGAAATCGCAACACAACGTATGATGATTGCCAACGATCTCATGGACCGGCATCTCGCCCGGCAGCGCCGCTCGAACGGTTAA
- a CDS encoding GGDEF domain-containing protein, whose product MRSDFGLTTWAEWSDISWQVAEVDSRGRIIRLGSHPMAIAALAGTISVCFVAFMFGAWQFLTGNEIRRKKDNDAASNRIEKVGQELDDEVLVLLGLLRQHTDVSSLHSEVLAKVNKTLPSLTTPDQVRGVVQRLIAENTKIRSEVDVLNARLQQSQTQIEKLRSSLSESQYLGMLDAVTQLKNRHWLEANLPREVKAASELNEPLCLIMADVDHFKKINDTFGHTVGDEILRRFGELLSKNIKGRDTAVRYGGEEFVVLLPQTQIEGADNLGEQIRDELQRKKWMHHRTGKPIGTVTASFGIAELRPGDGPESLLERADAKLYEAKADGRNCVKSDSD is encoded by the coding sequence ATGCGGAGCGACTTCGGTCTTACAACCTGGGCGGAGTGGTCCGACATCAGCTGGCAGGTTGCGGAGGTCGATTCTCGCGGCCGCATCATTCGCCTCGGATCGCACCCGATGGCCATTGCGGCATTGGCCGGAACCATTTCGGTTTGCTTCGTCGCATTCATGTTTGGCGCTTGGCAGTTTTTAACCGGCAACGAAATCCGCCGCAAAAAGGATAACGACGCCGCGTCAAACCGTATCGAAAAAGTTGGTCAGGAACTGGATGACGAGGTGTTGGTGCTGTTGGGCCTGTTGCGCCAGCATACCGATGTCAGCAGCCTGCATTCCGAAGTTCTGGCAAAGGTCAACAAGACGCTTCCATCGCTGACGACGCCGGATCAGGTGAGAGGTGTTGTGCAGCGCCTGATCGCCGAAAACACGAAGATTCGCAGCGAAGTCGACGTCTTGAACGCGCGCTTGCAGCAATCGCAAACACAGATCGAAAAGCTACGATCCAGCCTGAGCGAGAGTCAGTATCTCGGTATGCTCGATGCCGTGACGCAACTCAAAAACCGCCACTGGCTCGAAGCCAACCTGCCCCGCGAGGTGAAGGCGGCGTCGGAACTCAACGAGCCCCTTTGCCTTATCATGGCCGACGTGGATCACTTCAAGAAAATCAACGATACGTTTGGCCATACCGTGGGCGACGAAATTCTCAGGCGGTTCGGTGAACTTCTGTCGAAGAATATCAAGGGCCGCGATACAGCTGTCCGCTACGGCGGAGAAGAATTTGTCGTCCTGCTGCCGCAAACTCAGATCGAGGGCGCGGATAATCTTGGCGAACAAATTCGCGACGAACTGCAACGCAAGAAATGGATGCACCATCGGACCGGCAAGCCGATCGGTACGGTTACGGCATCCTTCGGCATCGCCGAGCTTCGTCCCGGAGACGGCCCCGAGTCCCTACTCGAGCGTGCCGACGCGAAACTCTACGAAGCAAAAGCGGATGGCCGCAATTGCGTGAAATCGGACAGCGATTAA
- a CDS encoding response regulator transcription factor, with the protein MFVVLDDRSTVAGGCVACFEREGIAAVAVESHEFPEWFESVNDSDLSVIEGFLIGSVEHRRQISSRIRSRCRAPLIGLIEARALNETLELFSLGFDDVLAKPFHVREVLARSGAIRRRMKMAEQCVDIAGIRIFFDGRDPLVNGEVLSLPRRERRILECLVLSRNTRVTKTQIFNRVYGIFNDEIHENVIESHISRLRKRLKQRLGHDPIDSQRFLGYRLKEFSGEAQMSSSEETANSLTQGPNASLEQSIISEQESVDGPLRINDYQHLRHGCPV; encoded by the coding sequence ATGTTCGTTGTTCTGGACGACCGGTCCACGGTCGCGGGAGGCTGTGTCGCGTGCTTTGAACGCGAGGGCATCGCAGCGGTTGCGGTTGAGTCGCACGAATTTCCTGAATGGTTTGAGTCAGTTAATGATTCAGACCTCTCCGTCATCGAAGGATTCCTGATCGGTTCCGTCGAGCATCGGCGGCAAATATCGTCCCGCATCCGGTCGCGATGCCGGGCACCCCTCATCGGCCTGATCGAGGCAAGGGCGTTGAATGAAACGCTCGAACTTTTTTCGCTCGGGTTCGACGATGTTCTCGCCAAGCCTTTTCATGTCCGCGAAGTCCTGGCGCGCAGCGGCGCGATTCGCCGCCGGATGAAAATGGCGGAGCAGTGCGTCGACATCGCCGGCATCCGCATCTTCTTCGATGGACGCGATCCTCTGGTGAACGGCGAAGTGCTGTCCCTGCCGCGCCGCGAACGCCGAATCCTCGAATGCCTCGTTCTCAGCCGCAACACACGCGTGACGAAGACCCAGATTTTCAATCGCGTGTACGGCATCTTCAACGACGAGATCCACGAGAACGTCATCGAGAGCCACATCAGCCGTCTGCGCAAGCGGTTGAAGCAGCGGCTTGGTCATGATCCGATCGATTCCCAGCGGTTCCTCGGTTACCGCCTCAAGGAATTTTCCGGAGAGGCGCAAATGTCCTCATCCGAAGAGACTGCAAACAGTCTCACGCAAGGCCCGAATGCTTCTCTTGAGCAATCTATCATTTCCGAGCAGGAGAGTGTCGATGGGCCTTTACGGATTAATGACTACCAGCATCTCAGGCATGGCTGTCCAGTCTGA
- the flbT gene encoding flagellar biosynthesis repressor FlbT produces MGGGLKITLRAGERIFVNGGVLKVDRKVSIELMNDVIFLLEQHVMKPEETTTPLRQLYFMVQMMLMDPALHMKARTMAKESVANLLVSIRDGKMLQGLIETSDLLDADRPFEALKKVRMLLPLEAASAVTQEPSKEVA; encoded by the coding sequence ATGGGCGGCGGATTGAAAATCACCCTGCGTGCCGGCGAGCGGATTTTCGTCAACGGTGGCGTGCTCAAAGTCGATCGCAAAGTCAGTATCGAGCTGATGAACGACGTGATTTTTCTTCTCGAGCAGCACGTCATGAAGCCTGAGGAAACGACGACGCCGCTCCGTCAGCTCTACTTCATGGTGCAGATGATGCTCATGGACCCGGCGCTGCACATGAAGGCGCGGACGATGGCGAAGGAGTCGGTCGCGAATCTTCTTGTGAGTATCCGCGACGGAAAAATGCTGCAGGGCTTGATAGAAACAAGCGATTTGCTCGACGCCGATCGTCCCTTCGAAGCACTGAAGAAAGTAAGAATGCTTCTTCCATTAGAGGCGGCAAGCGCCGTCACGCAGGAACCGAGCAAGGAGGTCGCATGA
- a CDS encoding PilZ domain-containing protein, with protein MLRACNNLVPVESPIVKIALRSWQDIGLPRELAAAVARAYFDLADAKKLTMPLLDSAGLFAGPQIPLAKLEQIAVVWRKLAEDCRDAVLNLEPETRWRLNGAYTGNALVLSRLLKEAITGSQTCINQQGEVALPILPQRRQSPRFSTPQPCKIFSQAGAFSAFVRDTSRNDLNVDCDQEFRLKDAVVVILRNGRKVPGLIVWSKNGKAGVRFDCPLADNDPLISG; from the coding sequence ATGCTACGTGCATGCAATAATCTAGTTCCTGTCGAGTCGCCGATCGTCAAGATTGCTTTACGCTCCTGGCAGGACATTGGTCTGCCGCGCGAGCTCGCAGCCGCCGTTGCACGCGCCTACTTCGATCTCGCCGACGCCAAAAAGCTTACGATGCCGCTGCTCGACAGCGCGGGACTTTTCGCCGGTCCGCAAATTCCGCTCGCTAAGCTCGAGCAGATCGCCGTCGTGTGGCGAAAACTTGCGGAGGATTGTCGCGACGCCGTCTTGAACCTTGAGCCGGAAACGCGCTGGCGCCTCAACGGCGCCTATACTGGAAATGCTCTCGTGCTCAGTAGATTGCTGAAAGAGGCCATCACCGGATCACAGACGTGCATCAATCAGCAGGGCGAAGTGGCGTTGCCGATCCTGCCGCAACGACGGCAAAGCCCGCGATTTTCCACGCCGCAGCCGTGTAAGATCTTCTCGCAGGCGGGCGCTTTTTCCGCGTTTGTTCGTGATACTTCGAGGAACGATTTAAACGTCGATTGCGATCAGGAGTTTCGCCTGAAAGATGCGGTCGTCGTTATCCTGCGGAACGGCCGCAAGGTCCCGGGTTTGATCGTGTGGTCCAAGAATGGCAAGGCTGGCGTCCGTTTCGACTGCCCGCTCGCCGACAACGATCCTTTAATATCCGGCTGA
- a CDS encoding flagellar hook protein FlgE, translated as MGLYGLMTTSISGMAVQSDRMGTVADNIANVNTTGYKEASAEFATLVAEGHVASYVPGSVSTIARRAVTHQGDLSYTNSPTDLAVSGNGFFMVQSPSGTPYLTRAGSFISTNGELVNAAGFTLLGYDLLNGGSSSVINSAAGLVPVGTANLGLKATPSTSGNFQVNLPSDAAVSTSLPSANAAGADFAGKTSIITYDNLGHKVTLDIYSAKTGPNQWEVSVYDNAGASAGGGFPYAAGSQLTTQALTFSGTTGKLTSPSPATLSVNVPNGATLNFNMGNTTQLAGAYIPVDASANGNGPSAVDRLEISAQGIVTAVYADGSRVDAFKIPLANVASPDNLTAISGNVFATNKESGDLQLGTANSGSLGKIVSGALEKSSVDLASELTTMVEAQRSYTANSKVFQTGTELLDVLVNLVR; from the coding sequence ATGGGCCTTTACGGATTAATGACTACCAGCATCTCAGGCATGGCTGTCCAGTCTGACCGTATGGGAACCGTCGCGGACAACATCGCGAACGTCAATACAACCGGCTACAAGGAAGCTTCTGCAGAATTTGCGACACTCGTCGCTGAAGGCCACGTTGCATCATACGTCCCTGGCTCCGTCTCGACCATCGCCCGCCGTGCGGTCACGCATCAGGGCGACTTGAGCTACACGAATTCGCCGACGGATCTCGCGGTCAGCGGCAACGGCTTCTTCATGGTTCAGAGTCCGTCGGGCACGCCTTACCTGACGCGCGCTGGCAGTTTCATTTCGACGAACGGCGAGCTCGTCAATGCCGCCGGATTTACATTGCTCGGTTACGATCTTCTGAACGGCGGAAGCTCGTCGGTCATCAATAGCGCCGCTGGTCTGGTTCCGGTCGGCACTGCAAATCTCGGACTGAAAGCGACGCCATCGACGTCAGGTAACTTCCAAGTCAACCTGCCCTCCGATGCCGCCGTCTCGACCAGCCTTCCATCCGCGAACGCGGCTGGCGCCGATTTCGCCGGCAAGACGTCGATCATCACTTACGATAATCTCGGTCATAAGGTTACGCTCGATATTTACTCGGCGAAGACGGGTCCCAATCAGTGGGAAGTCTCGGTCTATGACAATGCCGGAGCCAGCGCTGGCGGCGGATTCCCGTATGCGGCCGGATCGCAACTCACGACGCAGGCGCTGACGTTCAGCGGAACCACCGGAAAATTGACATCACCGTCGCCCGCGACGCTTTCGGTCAACGTTCCCAATGGCGCAACGTTGAATTTCAATATGGGCAATACCACGCAGCTCGCCGGCGCCTACATCCCTGTCGACGCCAGCGCGAACGGCAACGGACCGTCGGCTGTCGATCGGCTCGAGATCAGCGCGCAAGGCATCGTCACCGCAGTTTATGCCGACGGCTCTCGCGTCGATGCCTTCAAAATTCCGCTGGCGAACGTCGCGAGCCCCGACAACCTGACGGCAATTTCCGGCAACGTGTTCGCGACGAACAAGGAATCCGGCGACCTTCAGCTTGGAACGGCGAATTCCGGTTCTCTCGGAAAAATCGTTTCCGGCGCTCTTGAAAAATCGAGCGTCGATCTCGCTTCCGAGCTGACGACGATGGTCGAAGCTCAGCGCAGCTACACAGCCAACTCGAAGGTGTTTCAGACGGGCACAGAGCTCTTGGACGTGCTCGTCAATCTCGTGCGGTAG
- the flgD gene encoding flagellar hook assembly protein FlgD, producing MTTIPPTGNTSGTSNADANDKTKNSTLNYNDFLKLMVAQLRNQDPLNPTDSTQYMSQIAQFSSVEQGINTNAKLDQLLVNSNISQASTMIGLSLTSADGSVSGIVTSVRIDSTGSTAILNNGKEVRIDQGVVLGYQ from the coding sequence ATGACCACGATTCCCCCAACAGGCAACACATCCGGAACGTCAAACGCCGACGCGAATGACAAAACGAAAAACTCCACCCTGAATTACAACGACTTCCTGAAACTTATGGTCGCGCAACTCCGCAACCAGGATCCATTGAACCCGACCGATTCCACTCAGTACATGTCGCAGATCGCTCAATTCTCGAGCGTTGAGCAGGGCATCAATACAAACGCGAAGCTCGACCAGCTGCTTGTGAATTCCAATATCTCGCAGGCGAGCACGATGATCGGCTTGTCGTTGACATCTGCGGATGGCTCGGTGTCCGGCATCGTGACGTCCGTGCGCATCGATTCGACCGGCTCCACAGCGATTCTAAATAACGGCAAGGAAGTTCGGATCGATCAGGGCGTCGTGCTGGGGTATCAATGA
- a CDS encoding PilZ domain-containing protein: MKQTRTRKLRRDALNRDIATADDMRIFERRNDFRYSASQHAAMRFRSANMICDLVDLSETGAKIRILDGAVPNIDERVVLTLFDGTPVDGHVSWIRDKHIGIAFRNPVMNVDDRLDFEDLGSAFFGKAVTLQKATRRS, from the coding sequence ATGAAACAAACGCGAACGCGCAAACTTCGCCGAGATGCTCTCAACCGTGATATCGCTACGGCCGACGACATGCGCATCTTCGAGCGGCGCAATGATTTTCGCTATTCGGCAAGCCAGCATGCGGCGATGCGCTTTCGCAGCGCGAATATGATTTGCGATCTGGTCGATCTGTCTGAAACCGGTGCAAAGATCCGAATTCTCGACGGCGCCGTCCCGAACATCGACGAGCGGGTTGTACTGACGCTTTTCGACGGAACGCCCGTTGATGGGCATGTGTCTTGGATACGAGACAAGCACATCGGGATCGCTTTTCGTAACCCGGTGATGAATGTCGACGATCGCCTCGACTTCGAAGATCTCGGTAGCGCGTTTTTCGGGAAAGCCGTCACGCTGCAGAAGGCAACGCGGCGGTCGTAG
- a CDS encoding putative bifunctional diguanylate cyclase/phosphodiesterase has protein sequence MREALANNAFELHYQPIVNIKTRKIVGCEALIRWRHPERGLIPASEFIPVAEECGIIGQIGDWVLKTACAEASRWPDDIWIAVNISAAQFSGGNLVDKILALSKRLPASRLVLEITETLLMKDRDSAAATLERLKKLGVRFAIDDFGTGFSSLSYLQSFPFDKIKIDRSFVSNTANQKRSATLRRSIIQLGYNLGMTSVAEGVETKQQLDLLRAEGCIEAQGFLFSPAVPSEKIRELFSQPL, from the coding sequence ATGCGGGAAGCTCTCGCCAATAATGCGTTCGAGCTTCACTATCAGCCCATCGTCAACATCAAGACGCGCAAGATCGTCGGCTGCGAAGCGCTGATCCGCTGGCGTCACCCCGAGCGCGGCCTGATCCCGGCATCGGAATTCATTCCCGTTGCGGAAGAGTGCGGCATCATTGGACAGATCGGCGACTGGGTTCTCAAGACAGCGTGCGCCGAAGCGAGCCGATGGCCCGACGACATTTGGATCGCAGTCAACATCTCCGCAGCTCAGTTCAGTGGCGGGAATCTCGTTGATAAGATCTTGGCGCTCTCAAAACGATTGCCAGCCTCTCGCCTTGTCCTCGAAATCACCGAAACGCTTTTGATGAAGGACCGTGATAGCGCTGCGGCAACACTCGAGCGGCTCAAAAAGCTTGGCGTGCGGTTTGCCATCGACGATTTCGGAACAGGGTTTTCGTCTCTGAGCTATCTGCAGAGTTTCCCGTTCGACAAAATCAAGATCGATCGTTCGTTTGTTTCGAACACTGCCAATCAAAAGCGCTCGGCAACGTTGCGTCGCTCGATCATTCAGCTTGGCTACAATCTCGGGATGACGAGCGTCGCCGAGGGCGTCGAAACCAAGCAACAGCTGGATCTGCTGCGCGCAGAGGGATGCATCGAAGCGCAGGGCTTTCTGTTCTCGCCTGCGGTTCCGTCAGAAAAAATTCGCGAGCTGTTTTCGCAACCGCTGTGA
- the flaF gene encoding flagellar biosynthesis regulator FlaF — protein sequence MYKFSYEETLSDSAGRKRENERLAIEQSVSMLRSAEKAGANSREAVDAICFLNRLWSFLLEDLVKPENALPDDIRANLISIGIWMLKEADAISSGKSKNFAGLIDVSSVIAEGL from the coding sequence ATGTATAAGTTCTCTTACGAAGAGACGTTGAGCGACTCGGCCGGCCGCAAGCGCGAGAATGAACGCCTCGCGATCGAGCAGTCCGTCTCGATGCTGAGATCGGCTGAAAAAGCCGGTGCAAATTCGCGCGAAGCCGTCGACGCGATCTGCTTCCTCAACCGGCTTTGGAGCTTCCTTCTCGAAGATCTCGTCAAGCCGGAGAATGCGCTTCCGGACGATATCAGAGCGAATTTGATTTCGATTGGAATCTGGATGCTGAAGGAGGCGGACGCCATCAGCAGCGGCAAATCGAAGAATTTCGCAGGCTTGATCGACGTTTCAAGCGTCATCGCGGAAGGTCTGTGA
- a CDS encoding flagellar hook-associated family protein has translation MLTPTFISTSALSSETKASIARIQHRLVDVQKELATGRHADVGLTLGAQTGVAVSLRQDISQIQSIKDTNSLVLTRMQASQAALNTLATTSQSFLNALTPAQSTSTMSGTIVQQANAAMQSIQDQLNSSLDGQYLFSGINSDVKPLDDYFANPPAASAQAVNAAFVAKFGMSPSDPGVSAISASDMQDFLQNEFADLFSDPNWSANWSDASDKSVNSRISRTETANTSVTANDQTFRQLTQAFAMVAGLGFQNLNSSTQNVVLQQATQLVSNGIGGLTRVQAFLGVTQQRVSDANDQIDTQIDFLEKSISNLESVDPAEVTTQISDLSTALEAAYSVTNRLSKLSIMDFLS, from the coding sequence ATGCTCACACCGACATTCATATCGACGTCAGCCTTATCGAGCGAAACGAAAGCCTCGATTGCGAGGATTCAACATCGTCTCGTTGATGTTCAAAAGGAACTCGCTACCGGTCGTCACGCGGATGTCGGCCTGACACTCGGCGCACAAACGGGAGTCGCGGTTTCGCTGCGCCAGGACATCTCGCAAATTCAATCGATCAAGGACACGAACTCACTTGTTCTCACGCGTATGCAGGCGTCGCAGGCTGCGCTCAATACCCTCGCGACGACGAGCCAATCGTTCCTGAATGCGCTGACGCCGGCGCAGTCCACCAGCACGATGTCCGGCACCATCGTGCAGCAGGCCAACGCCGCGATGCAGTCGATCCAGGATCAGCTCAATTCGTCGTTGGACGGCCAGTATCTCTTTTCCGGCATCAACTCTGACGTCAAACCGCTCGACGATTATTTCGCAAATCCGCCGGCTGCGAGCGCGCAGGCCGTCAACGCCGCATTCGTTGCGAAGTTCGGAATGAGCCCGAGTGACCCCGGCGTTTCGGCGATCTCAGCGTCCGACATGCAGGATTTTCTCCAAAATGAGTTTGCCGATCTATTCTCCGACCCGAACTGGTCAGCAAACTGGTCGGATGCCTCTGATAAATCCGTAAACAGTAGAATTTCGCGAACCGAAACGGCCAATACCTCGGTCACCGCGAACGACCAGACGTTCAGGCAACTAACGCAAGCATTCGCGATGGTGGCGGGCCTTGGGTTCCAAAATCTGAATAGCTCGACGCAGAATGTCGTCCTGCAGCAAGCGACACAGCTCGTCAGCAACGGCATCGGTGGATTGACGAGGGTGCAAGCGTTCCTCGGCGTAACACAGCAGCGCGTATCCGACGCCAATGATCAGATCGATACGCAGATCGATTTTCTCGAAAAGTCCATCAGCAATCTCGAATCCGTGGATCCTGCGGAAGTGACGACGCAGATCTCGGATCTCTCAACGGCGCTCGAAGCGGCCTACAGCGTCACAAATCGTCTGAGCAAGCTAAGCATCATGGACTTCCTCTCTTGA
- the flgK gene encoding flagellar hook-associated protein FlgK — protein MSLTLSTDTARSSLQATSEQISVVSRNIARVHDADATRKIATLVSGPGVGVSVPRIDRTSDQLLFNTYLTANSASQAQTSITSALGQLQSTVDDTDQEHSPAALIAKLSATLQTYSGNPQNPAVAASVVSAAKNVSNALNSASATVTQVRQQADADIATSVANINDLLSQFENLNNQVIRGSSNGRDVTDVLDARDAVLKQLSTEVGIRTVSRANGDMAIYTDSGVTLFDRAPRAVTFEQTQNLAAGAPGGAVYADGVPIAGTSHILEIQSGKLAGLMSVRDDIAVTYQSQLDEMARGLINAFAETDQSATPTLPAATGLFTYSGGPAIPASAMAGLASSIKINASVDPGQGGNAELIRDGGISGASYKYNSANAPAFTDRIQSLISSLNTGQTFDASTQLPASSSVMDYAKNSVSWLEALRQSATAEADYRSTVAQRATTSLSQATGVNLDEEMTNLLDLERTFQASSRLINTVNEMLSTLIQSLS, from the coding sequence ATGTCGTTGACGCTGAGTACGGACACGGCGCGCTCAAGTCTGCAGGCAACCTCCGAGCAAATCTCGGTGGTGTCGCGCAACATCGCGCGCGTGCACGACGCGGACGCGACGCGCAAAATTGCGACGCTCGTCAGCGGTCCAGGCGTCGGCGTCAGCGTTCCCCGCATCGATCGGACGTCGGACCAACTCCTTTTCAATACGTATCTGACAGCCAATTCGGCGAGCCAGGCGCAGACGTCAATCACGTCGGCGCTCGGCCAGCTGCAAAGCACCGTCGACGATACCGACCAGGAGCACTCGCCCGCCGCACTGATCGCGAAGCTGAGCGCGACGCTCCAAACGTACTCCGGTAATCCACAAAACCCGGCCGTTGCCGCAAGCGTCGTTTCCGCCGCGAAGAATGTTTCGAACGCGCTGAATTCCGCCTCCGCGACGGTTACGCAGGTACGGCAGCAGGCGGATGCCGACATTGCGACGTCCGTTGCCAATATCAACGATCTTCTCTCGCAGTTTGAAAATCTCAACAATCAGGTCATTCGCGGCTCGAGCAACGGCCGCGATGTCACCGACGTCCTTGACGCGCGCGACGCAGTCCTGAAGCAGCTTTCGACGGAAGTCGGGATACGAACAGTTTCGCGCGCTAACGGCGACATGGCGATTTACACCGATAGTGGTGTGACGCTGTTCGACAGGGCGCCGCGCGCCGTCACGTTCGAGCAAACGCAGAATCTTGCCGCCGGTGCGCCCGGTGGTGCGGTCTATGCCGATGGTGTCCCGATCGCGGGAACGTCGCATATTCTTGAGATTCAGTCCGGCAAGCTCGCGGGTTTGATGTCGGTTCGCGACGATATCGCCGTGACCTATCAAAGCCAGCTCGATGAGATGGCGCGAGGTCTGATCAACGCGTTCGCCGAAACCGATCAGTCCGCAACGCCGACGCTTCCCGCGGCGACGGGGTTGTTCACCTATTCGGGTGGACCGGCGATCCCGGCGAGTGCCATGGCAGGCCTCGCAAGCTCGATCAAAATCAACGCCAGCGTCGATCCCGGCCAGGGCGGCAATGCCGAGTTGATCCGCGACGGCGGCATCTCGGGCGCCAGTTACAAATACAATTCGGCCAATGCGCCGGCATTCACGGATCGTATTCAAAGCCTGATTTCAAGTTTGAATACTGGGCAAACATTCGATGCGTCGACGCAGCTTCCAGCATCGTCATCGGTGATGGACTACGCAAAGAACTCCGTCTCGTGGCTTGAGGCGTTGCGTCAGTCCGCGACCGCCGAGGCTGACTACCGCAGCACCGTTGCGCAACGCGCCACCACTTCGCTGTCGCAGGCGACCGGCGTCAATCTCGACGAGGAAATGACCAACCTTCTCGATCTGGAACGGACGTTCCAGGCGTCGTCGCGGCTGATCAACACCGTCAACGAAATGCTTTCAACTCTCATCCAGTCATTGAGCTAA